One window of Larus michahellis chromosome 19, bLarMic1.1, whole genome shotgun sequence genomic DNA carries:
- the LOC141732995 gene encoding uncharacterized protein LOC141732995 translates to MAARRGRAPRCTPGRRGRSKRRRAAAPPAGPGPARRPLPPHTRTGEPRGGCEGDRSCPVRPLRGVGAPRGGLGPGASGIMAVPSPAGGHRPRAAAVNTPSANGAVVGHPEPAMGRPLAPLPEPAAARSHKGERATHEKWEEAAVAGDMPSHAQREQTSSGCSVSKGFVSRGGPAQPRREVALKPELLRAKQRGCPFGYKKLLQAPFITAVKGHARPGPAEIWLHGLHPFSAQRAARGVGCLRCHAAFSIRDGACSPASQGLEESRTLAPATLQNPGEIQLVAAAGEVPSTPGRARQDKQLAKAFAVHASFF, encoded by the exons ATGGCGGCCCGGCGGGGACGGGCGCCGCGCTGCACGCCGGGAAGGCGAGGCCGCTCCAAGCGGCGCcgggccgccgctcccccggccgggccgggccctgcccgccgcccccttcCGCCCCACACCCGCACCGGGGAGCCCCGCGGGGGGTGCGAAGGGGACAGGTCGTGCCCGGTGCGTCCCCTTAGAGGTGTCGGCGCTCCCCGGGGCGGCTTGGGGCCGGGGGCCTCGGGTATAATGGCGGTCCCTTCCCCGGCTGGGGGGCACAGGCCCCGCGCTGCCGCCGTCAACACTCCCTCGGCCAACGGGGCTGTGGTTGGGCACCCCGAGCCCGCAATGGGGAGGCCACTAGCCCCCCTGCCTGAGCCAGCAGCCGCCCGCTCGCACAAAG GCGAGAGAGCCACACATGAAAAATGGGAGGAAGCTGCCGTCGCTGGGGACATGCCCTCGCATGCACAGAGAGAGCAAACAAGCAGCGGCTGCAGCGTTTCAAAGGGCTTCGTCAGCCGAGGGGGTCCCGCACAGCCTCGGCGAGAGGTTGCCCTGAAGCCTGAGCTTTTGCGGGCGAAGCAGAGGGGTTGCCCTTTCGGGTACAAGAAGTTACTTCAAGCCCCATTTATCACAGCCGTTAAAGGACATGCAAGGCCAGGTCCAGCTGAGATCTGGCTGCATGGCTTGCATCCATTTTCTGCCCAAAGGGCTGCCCGGGGTGTTGGGTGTCTCCGCTGCCACGCTGCCTTTTCCATTCGCGACGGAGCGTGCAGCCCAGCCAGCCAGGGCTTGGAAGAAAGCAGGACCTTGGCCCCGGCCACCCTCCAAAACCCTGGGGAAATCCAGCTCGTGGCTGCAGCCGGGGAGGTGCCGAGTACCCCAGGCCGGGCACGACAGGATAAACAGTTAGCAAAGGCTTTCGCTgttcatgcttcttttttttaa